From a region of the Mucilaginibacter auburnensis genome:
- a CDS encoding TerC family protein — MDILHSLLGEDIKAGLLIILNLIVIESLLSVDNAAVLATMVLDLPKEQRSKALKYGIIGAYVFRGICLLVASWLVKVWWLKPLGGLYLIYLAFSYFKNKSKDKDEEEAVNKEESWLYKSTVGLIGPFWATVALVELMDLAFSIDNVFAAVAFTDHVFLIYTGVFIGILAMRFVAQAFVKLMEKFTFLEAIAFIVIGVLGIKLTSSLYTHFYPETDLAKAIEGEHTDMLVSIFTVAIFVLPVLSSLLFNYPKKNVVKPEVAEAAEDVLDKS; from the coding sequence ATGGACATTTTACATTCGCTTTTAGGCGAAGACATTAAAGCAGGCTTACTTATTATTTTAAACCTGATCGTAATTGAAAGCTTGTTATCAGTTGATAACGCTGCCGTATTAGCTACCATGGTGCTTGACTTGCCTAAAGAGCAGCGCAGTAAAGCCTTAAAATATGGTATTATAGGCGCTTACGTTTTCAGGGGTATCTGTTTGTTGGTAGCATCATGGCTGGTTAAAGTATGGTGGTTGAAACCTTTAGGAGGCTTATATCTCATTTACCTGGCCTTTAGCTACTTCAAAAACAAATCAAAAGATAAAGACGAAGAAGAAGCCGTAAATAAAGAAGAGAGCTGGCTATACAAATCAACCGTGGGTTTGATCGGTCCGTTTTGGGCTACGGTAGCCTTGGTTGAGTTAATGGACTTAGCTTTTTCTATTGATAACGTTTTTGCTGCGGTAGCTTTTACAGACCATGTATTTTTGATCTACACCGGTGTATTTATAGGCATATTGGCCATGCGTTTTGTAGCACAGGCTTTTGTTAAATTGATGGAGAAATTTACCTTTCTGGAAGCTATAGCATTTATTGTTATAGGTGTGTTGGGTATAAAGTTAACCTCATCACTTTACACCCACTTTTACCCGGAAACAGATCTGGCCAAAGCCATTGAAGGCGAGCATACCGATATGCTGGTATCCATATTTACCGTAGCCATATTTGTGCTGCCGGTATTATCATCACTGTTATTCAATTATCCTAAAAAGAACGTTGTGAAGCCGGAAGTTGCTGAAGCGGCGGAGGACGTTTTGGATAAGAGTTAA